From Watersipora subatra chromosome 2, tzWatSuba1.1, whole genome shotgun sequence, one genomic window encodes:
- the LOC137387182 gene encoding uncharacterized protein, translating to MKSNMATSFTHTMRTAYSTSMKDFLKQGEDIWRGKNVIHDSQSYLCMYGEEKEYGEEKEYGCMYGPERQQTQKEKYKEQRRSQNPTKRPHPQDNTSDSNTELKIRRKRSACSGWVGVRAEAM from the exons atgaaatcgaatatggcaacaagttttacacacaccatgaggacggcatattcaacaagcatgaaagactttttgaag caaggtgaagatatttggagaggtaAGAACGTCATCCATGACAGTCAaagctatttatgtatgtatggcgaagaaaaagagtatggcgaagaaaaagagtatggctgcatgtacggccctgaaagacagcaaacccagaaggaaaagtacaaagaacagcggagg tcacagaatccaacaaagagaccgcatcctcaagacaatacatctgatagtaacacggag ctcaagataaggaggaaacgcagtgcttgctcaggatgggtaggagtaagagcagaggctatgtga